The Papaver somniferum cultivar HN1 chromosome 6, ASM357369v1, whole genome shotgun sequence genome segment CAACTTCAGTATAAGGCGCAATCTTTTTCAGAGGTACATACTGATTCAACTCTTTGTCGTCCATATAAATGATCTCCTTACCACTCAATCCGAATCTTAGAGGTGGAACTTGTGCATACTTGAATCGTGTCTTAAGGTCTCCAATTGTATCTTCATAATCCAACTTATAGTACTCATTCAGGTCTTTATCAAGGGCAAGCTTCTCCCGTAAAGAAAGTTTACGTTTCCTCTTTCTTTTACCTTCTTCTGGCTTCTCTTCCTCTTCCGGATCACTCTCGTTGCCGTCGTCGTCgccagcatcatcatcatcatcaccatgctCCTCaccctcatcatcctcatcatcatcatgctCCTCATCCTCAACATCTTCTATACCTGCCTTAGATTTTAAAACTCTTTCCCTGACTGCTGCAAAACCATCACCAGTTCCACATACATCCCAATCTTTCGGTAGTCCAAGCAATTCATCTTCTTTATCAAAATCAGGCTTCTCAATATCGccatcttcatcatcctcttcgTTCCCAAAATCTGCATCTTCCGCATTATAGTAATCATcattaaaggttttcttcatcttcttatcaTATTCCTCAGGATCGAAATCATCTTCTAAATCATCCAGATCAAGTGCGCAAGCTTCACCCTCCGTCAAACCACCAATAGCCCGTATCTTGTCAAGTTTCTCCATAATCTCTTTCTTCTTTAAATTCTTCAAATGCTTCAGTTCCTCTCTATTCCTTTTATTAGCTTCAGCCATTCTATCCTCCCTACGCTTCCTTTGCTCTTCTCTGCGATTCACCTTCTTCCTAACTGCGCCGTCAATAACCCTCGAATGACCCAAAATCCTATCCCCGGTACCTTCTTCATACCGGAAATTGAAGCTCCTTTCATAATCCAGTTGATCCCACACCTCCTCATCATCTTCCGAAAGAACTTCCAAATCATCAATTTGTGGTCTCTTTCCCTTATCCTTATCCTTATCCACCCACATTTTCTTCACAATAAAATTCTTCAAGAACTTCTCATTCTCATCTAAACCCTCATCGTTCCCAAAATAATCATCACATTTCTTCTTAATCTCCTCATTCTCTCCATCCTCCTCCTCTTCCCCCCTCTTCTTCACCTTAAGtaaatcctcatcatcatcatcatcaaactcCCGCTCCGCAACATCCAGAAATTTCTTCCTACGCTCTTCTTGCTCCTGATAATAACTCTTCCCACCTGGCCTCACTCTagtatcatcatcttcatcctcagcCCCATCTTCCAACAATTTCTCAGCAATCACATCTTTCAAATACTTGGGCTTCGATTTCTTCTCCTTTTTGTCATCCTCCTCCTCTTCACTCTCATCATCTTCGGATTCAAAGAGTTTGGCATCTTTCTGTTTAATAATTGGATCTTGATTCTTTACCTTAACAAGACCGTCCATTAACTGCtttatatcatcatcatcatcaaactcTTCAGGTTCACTTTCTGAAGATTCACTCTCACAATCTACTATTTCATTCCTCTCTAACTCTTCTAGTCTGTAtaaatcttttcttttttcattataTTCATGTCTCGCTTTATACTTATGATCGACATTCAATTTAGAAATTTCATCTGTATCATCGTCACTCTCGAACAATTTCAACGCTGACATTTTTCTAACCagaaaacctaaaaatcaataaACAGAATCTCAGAATTTATACAAATAGATATCAAAAGAAGAATTGAATCAATAACAAAACTAGACTAAAGCTAATTACAGgaatttttgggaaaaaattaagagaaaaaaCAAACATACTAGCTCAataaacgaaaatcaaaaaaagAGCAGAAAATCAAATACCTGTCGATTGTGGCgttcagagagagagagaagatgaagatgtgaagGTTGATGGGCAAAAAGTGGTGCTTCTGCGGCTTCTGGTTGAAAGAGAGAGAGGAGGAGGAGGTAGGGGATTTACAGCGAAATGGGAAAAGACGAAGATGAGGAAGGGTTTAAGCCCTTTTAGGGTTGTGTGTTTCTAGGGTTCAAACAGGCCAGGGCCTGGCCATCAGGCTTGGTAAATCTGAGTCCGTGAAAAATTTCAGGCTTGATTAAGTACTAGAAGTGCGGTAAACTTAACGTGGGAAATCGTGGATGGGGCTGCGAGTGATGCAGAGGTCATTCTGGAGTTTGCACTTTGCAGCTTCTACGTGCTCGTGATGGTCGCTTTTTGGCAGCTTTTCCGAAATACCTAAAAACGGTATGAAACTCGTTTCCCAGTTCGGCATTACCATTATTTGGCTGTGGGTGTATAAGCCGTCTACTGTAAGGGAAATACCTTGCTTTTTGCTCAGGTTGTGTCAAAAAACAGCTTATGACTGGTTGGCGTTCCTTTGGATTGGTGTTTTCTGGGAGAGCCTTTCACAAGCTTGTAAGGATCTGAGGCTCACTTGGTTTGTTCTTAAATGGAATCTTCATGCCAACAAATAAAAAACTGTCCGTCATATATGAACAAAAACATGGATAAACTGATCTTGTCAGACCTCTTTGGCCAGCGCCCACAGGTAGTTTCAAACTCCTAGCAGGTCTCCTATCAATCAAATTCATTTAACAATATGAGGAACATATATACTGCGCAGTAAACATAGCAGTATAGCACCACTAGTACATACGATGGATATTTCTTTAACGGGAAACCTGTAAGATGCAACCGAATTATCAAGACTCTTACTGAAAAAAGCTGAAAAATGGACACAAGTCGCACAACAGaaatttcaaatgattgaaagcTAGCTAGTTTAGTAATCAGTAATTTCTTCGAAAAATAATACTGTAACTATTAAACCAAATAGTGTTGTTAAGATAAATGCTATGACAAACAATTTATCCTCTTAAATCAAAATTCTGTTACAAAAGGGTATCGAATGCCCACCATGACCCTCAATGTTGAAGAAAACTAAGAAGTCCTAGACCTTTTAGAAGATCGTTTGTCCGGAGCCACGATGTATGATTCAGGATCAATATTCTCCCTAGCCTTCTGCTTCTTTAACTCCTTTGATTTTCTCTGAACATGGTAAAACCAAACGTAAGTAggtgaaaacaaagaaaagatgCAGGTTCTTATCCTTTTGTAGGTAAAATACACAGAAGTCTTTAATATTTTGGGAGAATGGTTTGTTTATCATGAAAATCATGTACACAAAACTAGGTGGCAATGCATCAATCCTAAACTCCTTACCCCATCAAAAGTTGGTTAACAAATCTAACAGCACAATAACTGATTCATTAACTATGGTGAAATTCGTGAAATTCAACAACCTTTTGCTGCAGTTAAAAAGTCCTAAAGCGATTCAAATGAAATGATCTTTGTGTGCAGTTGATTCTACATGGTAAGTAGAGATCATTCACACCCTCATTAGATAAACCACATACTGGATTTTCTAATCACGCGCTTAAAGGAAAAAGCACATGTTGCGGTCTAGTTATCCTCTTTAATAAATATAAACATTACAATACTGCTACAGAATTAGAACCTTTTGAACAAAACTTAACGTTGTTACACGGTAGTGCATTTACCTTTAAGTTCATTGTAGTAGCAGC includes the following:
- the LOC113286903 gene encoding protein KRI1 homolog; amino-acid sequence: MSALKLFESDDDTDEISKLNVDHKYKARHEYNEKRKDLYRLEELERNEIVDCESESSESEPEEFDDDDDIKQLMDGLVKVKNQDPIIKQKDAKLFESEDDESEEEEDDKKEKKSKPKYLKDVIAEKLLEDGAEDEDDDTRVRPGGKSYYQEQEERRKKFLDVAEREFDDDDDEDLLKVKKRGEEEEDGENEEIKKKCDDYFGNDEGLDENEKFLKNFIVKKMWVDKDKDKGKRPQIDDLEVLSEDDEEVWDQLDYERSFNFRYEEGTGDRILGHSRVIDGAVRKKVNRREEQRKRREDRMAEANKRNREELKHLKNLKKKEIMEKLDKIRAIGGLTEGEACALDLDDLEDDFDPEEYDKKMKKTFNDDYYNAEDADFGNEEDDEDGDIEKPDFDKEDELLGLPKDWDVCGTGDGFAAVRERVLKSKAGIEDVEDEEHDDDEDDEGEEHGDDDDDAGDDDGNESDPEEEEKPEEGKRKRKRKLSLREKLALDKDLNEYYKLDYEDTIGDLKTRFKYAQVPPLRFGLSGKEIIYMDDKELNQYVPLKKIAPYTEVEWKVPKKLRNQLKIKNKLMEQEALSKHEKRPKTHGLKGSRTVEPVAEEEKIVQEEKVNGDAGELSRKQKRKIRQQEVKPSKQRLATYGVGDPKPKKKKI